In Lepidochelys kempii isolate rLepKem1 chromosome 19, rLepKem1.hap2, whole genome shotgun sequence, the genomic stretch taacctcaataaggattctttaaaatacagccagctctcctggactcctttccccctcatgttattctcccaggggatcttgcccatcagttccctgagggagtcaaagtctgcttttctgaagtccagggtctgtattctgctgctctcctttcttccttgtgttaggatgaactcgaccatttcatggtcactgcctcccaggttcccatctgctttagcttcccctactaattcttcccggtttgtgagcagcaggtcaagaagagctctgcccctagttggttcctccaactGGGATGCATGAACTGGGAGTGAAACACCATGTGAATGATGCAAACTTAAAGTCCTTGCTGGAGGATTCTATTCCAGCCCAGCAGGgcgctcttagaatcatagactatcagggttggaagggacctcaggaggtcatctagtccaaccccctgctcaaagcaggaccgatccccaactaaatcttctTCCCTGTCTAAGTGAGTACAGTGCAGCCAAGAGCAAGGGGGTGTCAGGGATACCATATCTTGGTGTCCTAAATTCAAATGTGAAAGTGCAGTCTAACTTTATTTTGTATCACATCTTCAATCCAAACTCTAGCTCTTAAATGCCTCAGAGGAAAAAATAGCAGAAGGAAAACCTCAAAGCTCTAAGGATAAAAAGTTGGTTTCCAATGAGATTTGAAAATAGATGGCAGATCCATTTAATTGCCCAATGACTTCCTACAATTTTAGTGAAAAATCACTTTGGTCATGGTGTACTGAAGTTTATAAAGTGAAAAAGAAAGCTCTGAACTCTTACTGTATGACTGGAACATCTGTAAGCTCCCATGGAGTACTGTTGTTTGTGCAATGAAAAACTACTTCAGACAGTGGGTACAGctatattttaggaaaaactggAATTTCCCTCAGTGTTCTCACATTTAGAAAATTTATGCATGTTCCTTTTCCTTGCTTCTCATTGGAGATGCCATATAATATCTTTTGGCAGCTAAGAGAAAAACTTGAAGTGAAAGGGAAGTATGCTTTAAAAAGATctctaaaggggaaaaaatgtcctACTCTGTCCCAAGGGACACATGTTGAATAAGCAAGTACTTATACCTTGGTAAATCCTGAAGTGTTTTGTTTAGATGACTTTGGACCTGCAAATGTAAAGTAAAAACACACTTTTAGAACCccgcaaatctgtggatatccgctttatatccgCTGACCATGTTTGCAAATCAGActcagatacaaattttgtattcaCACAGGGCTCTACACATTTTCCCTTAGTTAAATGCAGCATTTATATTCTGCCAAATCCACAGATGCTATCTTGGAAAATAGAGCTTGTTAGTTGGTGAGAATATATATTGCACACTATGCAGTCATAATTAGTGCGTTGTTATTGCACCTAGGAGCCCATGTTCAATTCGGGAAGCTTGTGGAATTTACTGAGATTTCCCTAAATGTCTGTGAAAACTCAATTATACTATAGTTGGGGATTCAGAGACTGAAGTTTTAGAAGTCTGGGAGGAAATGAGATTAATTTTTCAATCTTTGTTAATGGAGCATAGCCACAGGGAACTCCCTGTAtaagtttttaaaatgagttCATCTTGCTGTGATACGCAAGAAAACAATATCAATTTTCCTAGAGTTGCAAGTGACCATTCTTATTTCTGACTTGAACACAAGGAAGAACCTTATGGAAACGTGTTAGGGTACAGAATTTATTTCTGCAATTATGTTTTTAGTTTGTTCATACTGAAACCTGAGTAGGGCTATGGATGCATTGTATAATGTGTTCTCCTGATGTCCAATGTATTAAACTGGTTCAAAATGaacttttcatttcagaattggtggaaatgatttttttttttttaagtaaagatGGGTGGCCTCTGTGTTCATATTTAGGTCTTTGAACCTGATTGATTATGATATTGATTAATATAGATCCATGACCATCTATATAATCAGCCATAGTGCCAGTGTTTGGTAGCTCCTTTTACAAAGTGTGCTGACATATTTTTCTCCACACTTTAAGGTTTGAATCAAGCCCTTAAGGTGACCTACAAAGGGGAAAACAGCTGAATTCGTAAATTTTCTTTGGTTGTGATGAGTATGGGAGGCTGGAATGGGTCTTGTCTGCTTAATTTTTGACACTAGAAATTCTGGTTTTCATTATTCTGGAAGATTCTGTGATAACTTGAGAAATAATGAAATTATGACATTGCAAGGCTGAAAGCAGAACGGTTGAGAGGGAGGAAGGTTTTTAGACACAGTTAAAAACTTTTTAATACATATTTCACTCCAGTGCCTAACGAACACTTGGTAGAAAGGAGATCTCTTAAAGATTCAGCCAATCCTGCCCTTGCATTTAATGTATAAGTACTTGCAATATACCTCTCCTGAGATACCCACCACTTCCAAAGAGGTCCTCTAGCAAAACAGGGGATGACCAGACTTGACACTCTGATATTTCTAAATTAAAAAGCAAGCTGTAAAGAAAACTTTTTCAGCCTTTATCCATCATAAAGAAGCgtgcaaaagaaaaaagtatatCCAAATTTCCTAAAAAATCCTTTGCAGATTACCTTTAATTTCTCTGTATAGATTTCTTTGCTCAATGTCTTTTCTTCCTggaaatgggagctgcaggcactcTGGTGAATGGTTCAACAAGTTATCTTGTTGCTGTAGACGATAAGTAACTTTGCATCTTCTAGTCTAATGCTGCAATAGTGTTACTTACTCAGTTGCAATACAGATTACTCAGGTCCCAGTGGCATCAGTACAAGTCATGGGGCATAGTCCTGCTGTGGAAGAAAGCTATTGTTGCAAAAATCTGTACTCTCTACTCCAATACCAACTAGCCCTGTACTTAAACTTTTAACCTAAAAACAAAGATTTGACATAAACATAGACTTCCCTTCACCCCTGAGGATGCTGGGAAATACCTTGCCACTTCAGAACACAAGGTACGCTAGGTTCACAATTACTGTTTAAAGTAAGGCTTCATATTAAACACCCAGAAAAATTACATCTGATCATTTTAATAAGGACAAGGCATAGCTGTGTTGTGGTGTGTATTGTCTGCTGAGGCTTGTTTCCTTTTGATCTTCCTATGATATGGTAGGTGACATGCAAAACAACTGGTATCTTTGTGGGAATGAGAGGTATGTAGCACAGGAGAAGGGGAGACTAGGTTAACACTGGCTATTTACTtacaggaagcttttggaaaatGGCCTCTCCATTCACTGGGCCCACAGCAGTTGCTGATGTAATTAAAGATCTAGACACTCAGATAGCTGTAAGTAAGTTGCTTGAGCTTGCCATGAAGTGCCATGTAGGACTTGAGGTTGAAACCTGTGCATCCACATTTTGTTTGTGTTCTGATGACTTGATTATGCCCAAAGGTTGAAATTAGAGGTGAGCATAAAAATTGCTCTGCATTAATATAGTGCTTTTTGcccaaggatttcaaagcatttcacaCAACATCTTCTGACCCCTCCATGGTAGGTAAGATTTCCTACTTTGTAAACTGAGACACAGGGCTAAGTGACTGGTCCTAGATCACCCAGCGAACCAGTGTCAGAAGCAGGAATCCTTTCTTCTGCTTCTTGCACTGTGCTCTAGGGGCTTCGCTCCAGAAATGCCAACTAAAAGCTTATAGGGCTCTGTATGATTGAAGAACATCCCAAGACACAAACATAGGGattttgcattattttaaaatctgttaacATTGGGCTAGAAATTGAAATCAGAGCTACGTGAAGTGACTTgcatttatgtttgtttttaaaaagaaaaatatatgtaATATGTTTGCAGCAGTGCATGACTTTGAGCATTGGAATGAAACACTAAAATATCCACTGTCTAAGCATTCTTGtgtgattatttttaaagagtGATTTTTCTGTGTGAATTAATACAAACTAACAAAGAATTTAATGCTGTTATAGAGGAAAATCACATTTTCTACAAAAGGTAGAAAATATTATTTCCcttaatttatatataaatatccttgatctgttttgttttttcctggtaGCCTGTTTTCAGCTTGCATCACTTGTCACTGTGAGAAGAGACATTTCCAAAAGGTGCTCTTTTATAGAAAAGTTTGAGGAAAACTGCACTATAAGAGAATTTGAAACCTCCACATCTaattatggaaaataaatcacttaaaacaaAAGTCAGAAATACAAAAATTGTCATCACAACCAGTTTTATGTTCAGACACAGAAAACGCATTTGCAATAAGATTTTTAGAGTTAATATAGGCTGCTATTAAAGTTTCCATTAAAAGTCACTTCACAGCTTAACGTCTGTCCTTTCAAATAGTGAGATGTATTTTCTATGTAACCACCTACTTATTGGTCTGAACTATCACCAAAAtagtggcagaagcaggaatCCCATTGACAACTGCATTCATTGAACTGAGATAGTAGAACGGTGAAAGACTTGTAAGAGCATCTGAAACCTCTTACTCTGATAGGTAAaacaatttaataaatatttgtgtatTAGTCCTAATCACTACAGTTTTCCTTTACCATTCTTGGTGATAACTGAAGAACACAAGTTTGGACAGAGCCATGCTATTGTGGAGCTGTGGGCCACAGATCTGACTGCAAGGAAGCCAAGTGGTGGGTCTGTAGTAGTGTGCTAGGAAGAATAGATGTTTCAAGGTTCTAGACCCTATTTACTAATCTAGGTTGCCAGTTCAGATCCAGTCCAGATGTTACCTCTGGTGTTTAGTGGCCTATGACATGAGTTAGTCTGAGAATTTTATGGCTAATCTGGAAAGAGTAGGCCGTTAGTTAGGCGTATGAAATTAGTCAGTTCTGGCCTTTGTTTGACAGTCCATTAAATTCCATGTTGTGCAGCTGAAAGCCTCAACTGAAGTGAGGAATCAAAGGAATTGGAGACAAAGGTGGGTTTTCTACTGTCCTGTCACTTTGGAGACCTGGCTTAATGCTGACAAGGTTTATAGGTGAAATTGAATTCTAGGGCTTAGGCCAAACTTTCAATATCTGTTCGCATTGCAAAACTGTCCTACTATTGGAAATGTCTTGGTTTGGGAATAATTACAGGTCAGACTTGAAATGCATTGTTGGGGTTGTGTGGCAGATGCTAGAACTGTAccttcctgctctgtgcctggttCTAACCAGTGCAGCTACATGAGGAGCCTTGTACTcggctttctcctcctcccaactAAGTAGATGTCTGAAATGTAAAAATGGAGTCTCTCATgttgtggtagtgcctagagaccccggTCGTAGACCAGGCTCCATGGTACATAGAAcgaaaaaacagtccctgccctgaggagtttataGTCTGATTTTTTCCTCTTTAGTGTAATCTTCCCAACTATACATCAGGAGGTCGTCATTAATCTGCCAGTTAGGAGTAAGTATGGAGACCTAAGGCTGCCACCAAAGAGGCACAGGTATGAGGAGAGGGAAAAGACCTTTTACGGGTCTGTAGGATTCAGGCCTGGATTGAATTTTGGTGTTAGACTGGAAGAGGGAATGCAATGTTCTTAGGATGTACTCGGCTGGCTCAGTCAGACTTCACACCCATCCTCGGTTCTCCATTCAGTGAAGTCTGTGCAACCATAATGCCTTcctttaaagttttatttttaatgttcagaaatattttcctttccccACCCATGTCCTTCCTCCCCTCAAAGTGTGTTTGGAAGTATCAGAATAAGTTGAAAGCCTCCAGACATTGCCTGTGGGATATGGTCTTAGTACAGATAGTGAGGGGGAGTTTAGGGAGTGAAATCCAATCTCTAAATTCACACCTTTACCCTATTGTTCACTTTGGTGTTCCTTTCCTTCTCCAGCTGGTTGGTCTGGGTCCTCACAACCCCAAAAAGAAGCAGGATCTTGACAAGCTGTATGATTTAAAGACTAAAGCCCAGCAGATTATGAACCAGTTTGGCCCATCTACCTTGATCAACCTATCCAGTTTCTCCTCGATAAAGCCAGAACCAGCCAACACGCCACCACAGAGCTCCATGGCAAACAGTACCGCTGTGGCAAAGATGCCAGGGACTCCTAGTGGAGGGGGACGCCTAAGTCCTGAAAGCAACCAGGTAATTTCACTTAAGATCTTGGGCAAACCAGGAGTTGTTCAGACCCTCCCTTAGTTTGATGACTCTCCCTTAAATGACCTGGAAATATTTTACATATCATTTGAGTACCCACAGTTCACCCAGTACTACAGAGATCCGGTTCCTGCCTCTCTCGAGTTTACAATCTGAATCAGACACAGATTGTATAGATCAGCTGCAGGTTGCATCTAGTCTCCTAGTGATGAACATCGGAGAGATCAGAAAATCCCATTCCAAGTGTGGCTTGtatgaaaaacaaaatactgaatacaATGAAAATCTGTTTTCCAATGCTGTAGGTCATCATAACAAGTGTAGGGCAATGTGCTAGatacccttcccccctccccctccccccgcttcccTGAAATAGGTCAAAAGGTCAGTTTAAACCTGGTTTCTGAAGTCAGATTGCTGGCTCCAACCTACGGTGTGTGTAGGTAACTTGTACCTCCTCGGGACAATGAGGAAGTAGCACCACAgtcaaacagctgccattttaCGCATATAATGCAAcacttgttttcagtttttaacaCATAAAATGATTGGCTGCATTCTGGCAGCAAAATGGGACGTATTCCAAAAAAAGGAAGGTATCTGATTTCAGTCTTCTCCAACACCCTTCCTCTGCTGAAATACCCCCACCCCATGCGGTTCCACTCTTGTGGCAATGCTGGGGCTGGAATTGAAACTTTTGCTACGCTTCAGAAGAACTAAGAGAGAAGCTGAGATGGAGAGAAGGCTGTGCTCCCCTGGAGGGGAGTGGCTTAAGAGCGTAATCATGTCTGAACTCCCAAGTCTTATGGGAATCACAGATTCAGATTCCAGTAGCTTTCACTTAACCTTTCATTCTACTCTGGGAAACAAACTAAATGTCCCAAGTTTGTGTGTAGATTTTCTGATGCTTTTTAAACTCAGGCTTCATGGACATTTGACTTGTTGGCACGTCTCAAAAGAGAAGGGGTTTGCCTCAGTGTCATTGAACCAAATGTATCTAGTTTAACTTGTAAGACTTTTGGGACAGGGTGATACCATCCCTCTATATCCTACAATGGTGAGCATGCTGCTGATGCTCAGAAACTAATAAAATCCTCACTCCCCCCTCGCTGTTATGCAGCATGCTCTGTGCTAATTGACTGCTGTCCTCCACCCATTGGTGGTGTATGTACCTTATCTGAAGCACTGGCGGGCACCATAGAAATGTGTAAAATTATCTTTTGCCCATAATATAACCCTGCAGttattgaaattatttttgtaCTTACAGTCCACCCTTCAAGAGTTCTCATTATGCAATTGTTTTCTCTTGCCAGCGCACTGTTGCTTTAATCAACAGTATTTTGAGATGAAAGAGATGGTAGCAAATGTTGTCTCACGTGAAAGGACAGCCTTATTCATTATTCTGTCTCACTGGCCATTGCTTTGTTTGTAGCTGCCAAGTAGGTTTGAGAATGCCTAGTTATTGCCCAGTGTTTATCTGTGCAGTTCCTGCAGCGTTACATTTTGTCAATACTGTGTATAGCCTGGAACGTGGATTACAGTTTTGGGGGCAGTTtaagagtgatttttttaattttttgctgcTGTGCTGTGTATTGCCAGTCAGATTGCTAATGCAGTATGGAAAATGATCACCCTTTTATCCTCAGGTTTTAACCAAGAAGAAGTTGCAGGATCTGGTGCGAGAGGTGGATCCCAATGAGCAgctggatgaggatgtggaggaggTAGGCCATGTGTGACAACCCGTACTAGTAAAATAGGACATGCAGAGCCAATCCAGAGCTGTCATAGCCCCTTGCCCAATACAGGGAGGATTGGTTTATACTACTGTGCTGTTACGCAAGCTCTGGTCAGCTTCAAACGTGGTGCTGAAGGTCCGTATGCATTGCTGGTGCTCAGAAGTATTCATTCTAATTTATTAACCAGTCTTTTGCTGGTGACTCTCACAGACATCCCAGGGGCTTTTCTGTAGGGCGTGGTCAAACTGTTTTCAGCGAGCAGTAGCTTCTGAGGGTTGAATTTCATGGTGGTCACTGTTTTTTGAGTATAACAGTCATCCAGAAAATAATATGAATGGGTTTGAGGTACTCCTTTCTTCAACCCCCTACTCTCCCACAGATGCTGTTGCAGATTGCTGATGATTTCATTGAGAGTGTGGTGACAGCTGCCTGCCAGCTTGCCCGACATCGCAAATCAAACACTCTGGAAGTGAAGGATGTCCAGCTGCATCTCGGTAAGAGATTCGTGTCTTGTCAGTGAGGAGACAGAACTGAGGGAGTATCTGAGAAGGGATTGTCCCCGCTAGACCTTGGGGTAGGGATCTGGGTACACGCTACACAACCAGAGCAAACGCTGAATAGGGACATTTGAGGGAAATAGTCTAACCAAAATGTGTGGAAGCAGAGACAGGGAGGAGGCTGCCCCTTTATGAACTTGAGCCTAGGGTGGCTGTCTAGGCATCATTTCTTAATGgacctgctgggaatcagggacAATTTAAATGTCATTATGTTTTCTTCCTCCAAAACTCTCCTATTCCTATGCACGGGCATGCCGTTTTGTATCCATTCTGTAACCTGTATTGTAAGGTCTTTGGTGTAGGGCCTGTTTACAATAGCTGTATATAGTATCTAGCCCAATGGGACCCTGACTCGAGTCCTTAGATGCAagcacagtacaaataataagtaaCCTCTGTGGTGCCTTTAGTCACAGGAGTCTGGATTTCCCAGTACCCCCATTTCTCATTAAATATCTGGAGCCCTGGCACCAGGAGGTTCACTGAATAGTTCTTATTGTTGTGGCATGTTGAGGGCTTCCCTGTGTTGGACATTCTGCACGGCTTTCTGACGCAGTGATCTGCGCTTTCTGTTCCAGAGCGCCAGTGGAACATGTGGATCCCTGGTTTTGGTTCTGAAGAAATCCGGCCATACAAAAAAGCCTGCACTACAGAAGCTCACAAACAGGTGAGGAGCCCCTTGTGAATGCACTAATAGCCAAATGTAGGGGAGTCCATACAAGCAGAGTCCTTGTCCAACTCCCCCCACACATGCCAGTGCTGCCCTTGTTCATCTCCACTCTTGCGTTGTGGCCAAGACAGAATGGAATCCCGATGACACGGTGGATCTTGTATATTCTTTTAGACTCAGTGTGTTCCCAAGGCTGCAACAATCTAAGACAGGGAGACTCCTGGCTGCTGCTAGATTCTCTCTTCTAACTGATGGCCACACCCTTCAAGTTGCAGTAGAGTGTCAGTTGTTGGGAGACCCCATACGAGAGACTGCTAGTTTGTAATGCTGGCTCCCTGCACAGTGGACCTTGCAGTTAGCATGTGATGACAGTGCTGGAGAGCAATTCTCACCTAGCCTCTGACGCTCCAAGGAGGAGCCTAAAACAATCCTTCACCCACAGGCAGTTAAGCGGTCAGGGAGAAGACACTCAGTTCAGGATCCAAAACACAACCATGGCCATGAGACAATGCTGCATAGCTGGTTTTTATGGTCCGTTCTGCATGGAGCCAGCATGTTTGTGAATAGCCAGAAAGCTCTCTTTCCAGAAGAATTTAAAAATCTATGTTGACTGAAGGGAATCCTTGTTTGTAAAACCACAGGAGTCCAGGGATGCTGTTTGCATACTGTGATCAAGAGTGACTAGGGCTGTAAGTCTTGCTGTTTGTTAAACATGGCATTAAAATGTGTGGCGGCTGGCTCTGTCAGCTAATGGCAGTAGCCATGCGTGTATGTAACAGTGACCCAGGTCTTACTGAGCTACTGCAGGACAACTGCAGAATCCCTTCCATTGGAAGTAAATGGTTGCTGCACAACGTGGCAGCAAGAGACTTGTTGCCATTGTATATAGGGGCAGCTGAAAATTATTTCCTCTCCTATTTAAATATCTGGCTGGGGCTCCTCTTGAAGAGCACTTGTGCTTGTCCTGGAAATTTCAGCTGTTAGTTACTTGTTCAGTACTGGTTTCTGTCTTGCTCCAACTTTGGAAGTTGCTGGGTTTTTTAAGTCAAAGGCTAAAGCCATGAATAAAAATCTCTACACCTACAAAATGCACCAGCATGGTAACGTGACAGCTCCATTCCTGATACGGCAGATGAAATGCTGTGCAGGTGCGGACAGAGGGCCTTCAGGTGGATTTTGATTCAGTGCACAATGCAAGTAAAATATTAAACTGTGCTAATGACTGAGTGAAATTAGGATTAAGGTAGAATCACCAAACCGAAATGATGACTCCGGACAGAATTTCTCCCAAGGAGAGAAGCACAGACTCtctgaaaaattttttttttaaactttctggcTATGGATCTATCGAAACTAGGATTCAAATAGCCTTAAAGAACCATGATTAAACACCGGTCCAGCTAATTCATGGTAGAACACTGCCTACAGACGTGTTCAAGCCTGAGTAGGACCCAGGTGGAACACTTCTCAGCATGGCTTATAGTTTGGCCCCACCCACAAGTTAGACAAATCAAGTTACAAATGGATTTAGCTAGAACCCATCTTAACTGTTAAAATGTGGTTCCCAAAGTGTTTAAAGGCCATTGTGTCTGTAGCTCTTGGTGTATCGCCACTGTTCACCAGAGCTTACTTTCAGCATATGGTATTGCACAGACAACCTGTTGTGGACCCTGTGTTTCTTCAATCTCATTCCTCTATAGCCACATTCCCAGCTTGATTTGCAGATAACCATGTTCCAGTTGCTCAGTTCCCTGTATTTTCCCTTTATTGTTTCAGAGAATGGCACTGATCCGCAAAACAACCAAGAAATAACCCCTGGGAGTAGCAGGGAGACAACTGTGCGTTTGGGGATATCTGCCTCTAAGCTGAAGCCTCCATGACACCATCCatgggatattttttttaatgctttacaGAGAAGCATATATTTTTTATTAACAGTGCAGCAATATCTATGACTTTGAGGAGATCGGCCAAAAACCATGATATGcccccccttcctcagccccCCATCAGAGCGCATCGTATCTTGAAACAAAGACTTTATTTGTGACCTTTAAAGTGGTTTATTGTATAAGTGATTGATTGTCCAAGGAACAGAGCATTTTGGTCTTGTTTGGGACAGTATTAGAAGCATCTGTAGAGGTTTTcgttttcccccttccctcctgccagTTCCAGTACTTTGTAATGTCAATGTTTATATAAATACTTGCATTTGTTTTACATTAATAAAGAAATTATTAATCTAAAGCCGGGCATTGTCTCGTGCTTCTGCATTTGACGTGTGTACAGCACCTCATTTCAAACTCTAGGCAGTAGGAGAGAGGGGCGGCTTGCTGCAGGGATGTTTAAAGGACATGCCAGGTTTAGGTTCAAAATGGAGGGGAGGACTAGGATGGCTCTTGCACTGGTAAGGGACAGCACAGACCATTTTGCCTCTAAGTAGCCAGTTGAGATCTGGCTGAGGTGAGTAGTGACCACAAGTCCTACCATCTGTTGGCTGTTTGGCCTATGTGAAATAAACTAATGGTATCTGTCCAGTTCCTAGTGCACAAGGGTTCACATTAAGACCAACTGGAGCCCTGGCTGACAGCTGCAACAGAAAGGCCAAGGACTTGGCGAGTCACGGAGACCTGACTTCCTTCTGGCTCCCTGCAGATCagggatggtgggatggaagcaTGTGCTATTCCATGACCAAATGGAagtcttcagtctccagggctgtcagttgAGCACATTTCACCAGCACATAACTCACTTTAAAACTGTTTAGAAAATAAATTGAAGCTTAGGCCACAAATTTGACCCTAGTAACTCTGCTAATCAGGTGGGAAAGGTTCTTCAAATTGCAAACATGAAAGGGGAGGGGTGTTCCTATATCTGTACCTCTTGAGTTTTGGGTCGACAAGGATGAAATTGAAAGCTGCCCCCAAAGACTTTGAAATATATACATGGTCTGAAAATAAGTCATCCGCTTTCCAAGCTAAAGGCTGCACCGCAGATAAAATCCAGACTTCTTATCTGGTTTGCCCActtgttacctggggttctttaaacccaaagctcttggtaacttttattctgtgcaaggtggtgtcaggaaataaatcaagggaGACACGGCCATCCAtctgatagatggctggcacaaacaggacaacacaagcgTGCTTTCACGTACGCAAcaaaggttagtaaaacacccccaacccttgataattaccgaAGGTGAACGTGGCTTTCGTGTTGCACCCTGATAGGCTTCTGCTGGCCAAACTTCTGTCTGCCGGTGGGGACCCCAAGGTGCGTCCAGAGGGAGCGTTCCTGAAGAACCCCTCCTAAGAAGTCCAGctacctcaaactttttttccccttatttatacattaataatacaatgacatgtccctt encodes the following:
- the TAF12 gene encoding transcription initiation factor TFIID subunit 12 isoform X1 encodes the protein MNQFGPSTLINLSSFSSIKPEPANTPPQSSMANSTAVAKMPGTPSGGGRLSPESNQVLTKKKLQDLVREVDPNEQLDEDVEEMLLQIADDFIESVVTAACQLARHRKSNTLEVKDVQLHLERQWNMWIPGFGSEEIRPYKKACTTEAHKQRMALIRKTTKK
- the TAF12 gene encoding transcription initiation factor TFIID subunit 12 isoform X2, with the protein product MASPFTGPTAVADVIKDLDTQIALVGLGPHNPKKKQDLDKLYDLKTKAQQIMNQFGPSTLINLSSFSSIKPEPANTPPQSSMANSTAVAKMPGTPSGGGRLSPESNQVLTKKKLQDLVREVDPNEQLDEDVEEMLLQIADDFIESVVTAACQLARHRKSNTLEVKDVQLHLERQWNMWIPGFGSEEIRPYKKACTTEAHKQRMALIRKTTKK